In Geobacillus kaustophilus, a genomic segment contains:
- the pckA gene encoding phosphoenolpyruvate carboxykinase (ATP), whose translation MGIANMTNKLDVLLQKPYVRHQLSVAELVEKVLQRNEGRLTHTGAVAVTTGKYTGRSPKDKYIVEEPSTKQTIDWGAVNQPMSPETFDKLYDKVLDYLMKKDELFVFKGFAGADPKYRLPIQVVNEFAWHNLFVHQLFIRPSAEELAAHEPQFTVICAPNFKADPNVDGTRSEAFIIISFERRTVLIGGTEYAGEMKKSIFSVMNYLLPEQGILPMHCSANVGQEGDVALFFGLSGTGKTTLSTDPNRRLIGDDEHGWSSRGIFNIEGGCYAKCIHLSREKEPQIFDAIGFGAVLENVILDDATRVPNYDDGTLTENTRAAYPLQAIQNIIDPSVAGHPSTIVFLTADAFGVLPPISKLTREQAMYHFLSGYTSKLAGTERGVTEPEATFSTCFGAPFLPRPAVEYAEMLGQKIAEHNVRVFLVNTGWTGGPYGVGSRMKLAYTRAMVQAAVEGELDNVETVQDPIFGLAIPAHVPGVPDDVLKPQNTWADKQAYEQKAKELAQKFRANFQKFAHIDPSIEKLGGPLV comes from the coding sequence GTCCGTCGCCGAGCTCGTCGAGAAAGTGTTGCAGCGGAATGAAGGACGGCTGACCCACACCGGGGCCGTCGCGGTGACAACCGGCAAGTACACCGGACGGTCGCCGAAAGACAAATACATCGTCGAAGAACCGTCAACGAAGCAAACGATCGACTGGGGAGCCGTCAACCAGCCGATGTCTCCAGAAACGTTTGACAAACTGTACGACAAAGTGCTCGATTATTTAATGAAGAAAGATGAGCTGTTCGTGTTTAAAGGCTTTGCCGGCGCCGATCCGAAATATCGGCTGCCGATTCAAGTCGTCAACGAATTCGCTTGGCACAACTTGTTCGTCCATCAGCTGTTCATCCGCCCGAGCGCCGAGGAGCTCGCCGCGCATGAGCCGCAATTTACGGTCATTTGCGCGCCGAACTTTAAAGCCGACCCGAATGTGGACGGCACGCGCTCGGAAGCGTTCATCATCATCTCGTTTGAACGGCGCACCGTGTTGATCGGCGGCACCGAATATGCCGGCGAAATGAAAAAATCGATTTTCTCGGTGATGAACTATTTGCTGCCGGAACAAGGCATCCTGCCGATGCACTGCTCGGCCAACGTCGGCCAGGAAGGCGACGTCGCCCTCTTTTTCGGCTTGTCGGGAACGGGAAAAACGACGCTCTCGACCGACCCGAACCGCCGCTTGATCGGCGATGACGAACACGGCTGGTCGAGCCGAGGCATTTTCAACATCGAAGGCGGCTGCTATGCAAAATGCATCCATCTATCGCGTGAAAAAGAGCCGCAAATTTTTGACGCCATCGGCTTCGGCGCGGTGCTCGAAAACGTCATCCTCGATGACGCGACGCGCGTGCCGAATTACGACGACGGCACGCTGACGGAAAACACGCGCGCCGCCTACCCGCTTCAAGCGATCCAAAACATCATCGACCCGAGCGTCGCCGGCCATCCGTCCACGATCGTGTTTTTGACGGCCGATGCGTTCGGCGTCCTGCCGCCCATCAGCAAGCTGACGCGTGAACAGGCGATGTACCATTTCTTGAGCGGCTACACAAGCAAGCTCGCCGGCACCGAACGCGGCGTCACCGAACCGGAAGCGACGTTCTCGACATGCTTTGGCGCGCCGTTTTTGCCGCGCCCGGCCGTCGAATACGCGGAAATGCTCGGGCAAAAAATCGCCGAACACAACGTCCGCGTCTTTTTGGTCAACACCGGCTGGACAGGGGGGCCGTACGGCGTCGGCAGCCGCATGAAGCTCGCCTACACCCGGGCGATGGTGCAAGCCGCCGTCGAAGGGGAGCTGGACAACGTCGAAACGGTGCAAGACCCGATTTTCGGCCTCGCCATCCCGGCGCACGTCCCGGGCGTGCCCGATGACGTCCTTAAACCGCAAAACACATGGGCGGACAAACAGGCGTACGAACAAAAAGCGAAAGAACTGGCGCAAAAATTCCGCGCCAACTTCCAAAAATTCGCCCACATCGATCCGTCCATTGAAAAACTCGGCGGACCGCTCGTTTAA
- a CDS encoding aKG-HExxH-type peptide beta-hydroxylase, with protein sequence MSSIVQTESKIFLPFLHKSHIIENIEILKNYVEQESGKKFPLGVTLKEKYFEAINYIQDVPVPYSNEKIHVTYFDKTLQNKLLSLGMIGKEDLENDKHIYSQQEQEVITDRIEKALKLIKVLHNDLYDLINTLIGTFLILKKDLFGGGSVSNVMGLVWLNPQSDWSIIEYAEAIYHEFIHQSIFLDDMINCMFPNANECAKEEALVTSTILKIKRPLDRAYHAAGVSIGIMHLYHLFNDPKNSEKYMDDLRKTVEEIEARTQFLGEQGVKTLEIMRKFINHPSFDDITYSLQN encoded by the coding sequence ATGTCAAGTATAGTTCAGACAGAATCAAAAATCTTTTTACCATTTCTGCATAAATCACACATTATCGAGAATATCGAGATTCTAAAAAATTATGTCGAGCAGGAAAGTGGAAAGAAATTCCCATTAGGTGTCACGTTAAAAGAGAAATATTTTGAAGCCATAAATTATATTCAAGATGTTCCTGTTCCATACTCAAACGAAAAAATACATGTTACATATTTTGATAAAACATTGCAGAATAAATTACTTAGTTTGGGTATGATTGGCAAAGAGGATTTGGAAAACGATAAACACATTTATTCTCAACAAGAGCAAGAAGTAATTACTGATAGAATTGAAAAAGCATTAAAATTGATCAAAGTATTGCATAATGATTTGTATGATTTAATTAATACACTTATTGGTACCTTTTTGATTTTAAAAAAAGATTTGTTTGGTGGAGGATCAGTCTCCAATGTTATGGGATTAGTATGGTTAAACCCTCAATCTGATTGGTCAATCATTGAATATGCAGAGGCCATTTATCATGAGTTTATCCACCAAAGTATCTTCTTGGATGATATGATTAACTGTATGTTTCCTAATGCTAATGAATGTGCAAAAGAAGAAGCTCTAGTTACATCAACCATCTTGAAAATCAAAAGGCCTTTAGACAGAGCATATCATGCTGCTGGAGTTTCTATAGGAATTATGCATCTTTATCACTTGTTTAATGATCCTAAAAATTCTGAGAAGTATATGGATGATTTGCGGAAAACAGTTGAAGAAATAGAGGCAAGAACACAATTCTTGGGGGAACAGGGAGTAAAAACTTTAGAAATAATGCGCAAGTTCATTAATCATCCATCTTTTGATGACATTACGTATTCCTTACAGAACTAA